The following proteins are co-located in the Flavobacterium sp. CECT 9288 genome:
- a CDS encoding OstA-like protein, with the protein MKKTLFFLTQLAILLISQFVLAQAPKILVIENADFQEVNELEVPDGLLLMGNVRISHDGIVLTCNKAYYFSKEKYIKAFGNVQMVQGDTLFLNSKYAEYNATVKKAYASGDAVMSSPDATLVTDIINFDRNIQEAYYDTPGTITNKDNTLKSNSGRYYVKEKKFRFLTSVTITNPTYVIKSNHLDYFSNSGHSYLLGPSTITSKANYIYTEKGFYDTKKNLAHFLNKSYIKYDDRVIKGDSLYYDRNREFASATRNVKITDSINRGIVKGHYAEVFKKQDSMYVTKRAVAVNFVENDSVYIHGKKLMVTGKEGNRIIRAFNNVRFFKKDMSGKCDSIHSSTKMGLTKMIGNPILWNAENQITGDIMHLIGDKTTQKLDSLKVLENTFILSKDTLGTGYNQVKGQNLYGKFLEGKLHDVDIIKNAEVIYYMRNEAQELIGINKNKSSKINLVLADNEIETITFFQDVDGDIFPENELPENARKLRGLVWRGDERIKSKDDIFPPEENEDNEKIAKATKSAQGKGNIPMKIRKETLNYDKKKVKK; encoded by the coding sequence TTGAAAAAAACACTTTTTTTCCTTACTCAACTAGCCATTTTATTGATTTCGCAGTTTGTTTTGGCGCAAGCCCCAAAAATATTAGTTATTGAAAATGCCGATTTTCAAGAAGTTAATGAACTTGAAGTCCCAGATGGGCTTTTATTAATGGGAAACGTTCGTATAAGTCACGACGGTATTGTACTTACTTGTAACAAAGCGTATTATTTTTCAAAAGAAAAGTATATCAAAGCTTTTGGAAATGTACAAATGGTACAAGGAGATACTTTGTTTTTGAATAGTAAATATGCGGAGTATAATGCTACTGTAAAAAAAGCATATGCTTCTGGTGACGCAGTTATGAGTTCGCCAGACGCAACGTTGGTAACAGATATTATCAATTTTGACCGAAATATTCAAGAAGCTTATTACGATACACCGGGAACTATTACCAATAAAGACAATACACTTAAGAGTAATTCAGGTAGGTATTATGTAAAAGAAAAAAAGTTTCGATTTTTGACATCGGTCACGATTACCAATCCTACGTATGTGATCAAATCAAATCATTTGGATTATTTTAGTAATTCAGGACATTCGTATCTTTTAGGACCCTCAACAATCACTAGTAAAGCCAATTACATTTACACCGAAAAAGGATTTTATGATACCAAAAAAAATCTAGCACACTTCCTAAACAAATCTTATATCAAATATGACGATAGAGTGATTAAGGGTGACAGTTTGTATTATGATCGAAACAGAGAATTTGCATCGGCGACTCGAAATGTAAAAATAACAGATTCTATTAACCGCGGTATTGTAAAAGGGCATTATGCCGAAGTGTTTAAAAAACAAGATTCTATGTATGTTACAAAAAGAGCCGTAGCAGTAAATTTTGTCGAAAATGACTCGGTTTATATTCACGGAAAAAAACTAATGGTTACTGGAAAAGAAGGAAACAGAATCATTAGAGCCTTTAATAACGTCCGATTTTTCAAAAAGGATATGAGCGGAAAATGTGATTCGATACATTCTAGTACTAAAATGGGACTGACAAAAATGATAGGAAATCCAATACTTTGGAACGCTGAAAACCAAATTACGGGTGACATTATGCATTTGATAGGAGATAAAACCACTCAAAAATTAGACTCCCTTAAAGTACTCGAAAACACTTTTATTCTCTCAAAAGACACTTTGGGAACAGGATACAATCAAGTCAAGGGACAAAATCTATATGGAAAATTTCTAGAAGGAAAATTACACGATGTTGATATTATTAAAAACGCAGAAGTCATTTACTACATGCGTAATGAAGCACAAGAATTAATAGGTATTAACAAAAATAAAAGCAGTAAAATAAATTTAGTATTAGCTGATAATGAGATCGAAACCATTACTTTTTTTCAAGATGTAGATGGCGATATTTTCCCCGAAAACGAACTGCCCGAAAATGCAAGAAAACTAAGAGGATTAGTATGGCGAGGCGATGAACGTATAAAATCAAAGGACGATATTTTTCCTCCCGAAGAAAATGAAGACAATGAAAAAATTGCCAAAGCCACTAAATCAGCTCAAGGTAAAGGGAATATTCCGATGAAAATTAGGAAAGAAACGCTGAATTACGATAAAAAGAAAGTTAAGAAGTAG
- a CDS encoding aspartate aminotransferase family protein yields the protein MNTDFLKYQAQTSPYPLGMEVSHAIGSYIYATDSRKYLDFVAGVSACALGHQHPRVNQAIKDQLDKYSHVMVYGEYSQSPAVAYCKLLASLLPAPLDKTYLVNSGTEAIEGALKLARRTTGRSQLISCHNAYHGNTMGSMSVMGFEERKQVFRPLIPDVEFITFNDEADLLKITHKTAGVLLETIQGGAGFIQPHNDYLKKVRERCDEVGAMMILDEIQPGFGRTGKLFGFQNYDVVPDIVVMGKGMGGGMPVGAFTASSAQMDLLSDNPKLGHITTFGGHPVIAAACLATLQEITETNIMQESLEKEKLFRSLLVHPLIQEIRGKGLMLAAMTKSPDITNEVILKCQDRGLILFWLLFEGCAIRITPPLTISEEEIREGCSIILEVMDEMMNKN from the coding sequence GTGAACACAGATTTTTTAAAATACCAAGCACAAACTTCACCCTATCCGCTAGGCATGGAGGTGTCACACGCTATAGGGTCTTACATCTACGCAACAGATTCTAGAAAATACCTAGATTTTGTAGCAGGCGTATCAGCCTGTGCCTTAGGCCACCAGCATCCTAGAGTCAACCAAGCCATAAAAGATCAATTAGATAAATATTCACACGTAATGGTATACGGCGAATATTCTCAAAGTCCAGCTGTAGCTTATTGCAAATTGTTAGCCTCATTATTGCCAGCACCTTTAGACAAAACCTATCTGGTTAATTCAGGCACAGAGGCCATAGAAGGAGCCTTAAAACTAGCCCGAAGAACCACAGGAAGAAGTCAATTGATTTCGTGTCACAACGCGTATCACGGCAACACCATGGGTTCAATGAGTGTCATGGGATTTGAAGAGCGCAAACAAGTCTTTCGACCGTTGATCCCTGATGTGGAGTTTATCACGTTTAATGACGAAGCTGATTTACTTAAAATAACGCACAAAACAGCAGGAGTATTATTAGAAACCATTCAAGGTGGAGCGGGATTCATTCAACCCCACAATGACTATCTCAAAAAAGTGAGAGAACGCTGTGATGAAGTAGGTGCCATGATGATTCTGGATGAAATTCAACCGGGTTTTGGTAGAACCGGAAAACTTTTTGGTTTCCAAAATTACGATGTTGTTCCTGATATTGTTGTCATGGGAAAAGGCATGGGTGGCGGAATGCCTGTTGGTGCTTTTACAGCTTCATCAGCACAAATGGATTTGTTGAGTGACAATCCAAAATTAGGGCACATAACTACCTTTGGAGGACATCCTGTCATAGCGGCAGCCTGCTTAGCTACTTTGCAAGAAATTACAGAAACTAATATCATGCAGGAATCTCTTGAGAAAGAAAAATTATTTAGATCGCTTTTGGTACATCCTTTGATACAAGAAATAAGAGGTAAAGGATTGATGCTAGCCGCCATGACTAAAAGCCCTGATATCACAAACGAGGTTATTTTAAAATGTCAAGATAGAGGACTTATTTTATTCTGGCTCCTTTTTGAAGGATGCGCCATCAGGATTACGCCCCCGTTAACCATTTCGGAGGAAGAAATACGAGAAGGTTGTAGTATTATTCTAGAAGTGATGGATGAAATGATGAATAAGAATTAA
- a CDS encoding lipopolysaccharide assembly protein LapB, whose amino-acid sequence MQLSNEEEDYNLSLSKFESMLKTNKVFFFDSEEFEEIILHYLDMGKATLAKKALKLALEQHPKATGLKLVQVEMLVYDDKLELAEKILNELYAIEPNNEEIYIQKANICSKRDQHEKAVELLKIALKYTDDLADVYNLIGMEYLFMDNFELAKTNFINCLEEDLEDQSALYNVVYCFEFLDQNQDAIQFLKEYIDKNPYSEIAWHQLGRLHYSVKEYEEAIRAYEYATLIDDEFVGAFMEKAKAYERLKNYEKAVESYSRTIELDDATSYALLRMGKCHEKLGNTALALKYYNQTVHEDPLLDKGWIAITDFYVRQKNYQKALYFVNKALAIDNQNKLYWKRFASINKKMGFFEEATFGYKKAVEYGETSLDVWLFWVDILQFQGEFMPAVQTLLQATEYYPEENEIEYRLAGLYYLLNDTTKAKFHLSNALRLNAANSKLLKNSFPSVWEKKSVQNHIKKYTGTNDGE is encoded by the coding sequence ATGCAATTAAGCAACGAAGAAGAAGATTATAACTTATCCTTATCAAAATTTGAGTCCATGTTGAAAACCAACAAGGTATTCTTTTTCGACTCCGAAGAATTTGAAGAAATTATCCTTCATTATCTGGATATGGGCAAAGCCACTTTGGCAAAAAAAGCCCTCAAATTAGCCTTGGAACAACATCCTAAAGCAACAGGACTTAAACTCGTGCAAGTCGAGATGCTTGTGTATGATGATAAATTAGAACTCGCTGAAAAAATATTGAATGAGTTGTATGCTATTGAACCCAATAATGAAGAAATATACATTCAAAAAGCAAATATATGCTCTAAAAGAGATCAACATGAAAAAGCTGTTGAACTCTTAAAAATTGCCCTTAAATATACAGATGATCTGGCAGATGTGTATAATTTAATAGGCATGGAGTATTTGTTTATGGACAATTTTGAATTGGCAAAAACCAATTTCATCAATTGTCTTGAGGAAGATCTTGAAGATCAATCAGCGTTGTATAACGTGGTATATTGTTTTGAATTTTTAGATCAAAATCAAGATGCGATCCAATTTCTAAAAGAATACATTGATAAAAATCCGTATAGTGAAATTGCTTGGCACCAACTAGGACGTTTGCATTACAGCGTAAAAGAATATGAAGAAGCTATACGTGCTTATGAATACGCAACGCTGATAGATGATGAATTTGTGGGTGCTTTTATGGAAAAAGCAAAGGCATACGAACGTCTAAAAAATTATGAAAAAGCCGTTGAAAGTTACAGCAGAACTATTGAGCTAGATGATGCAACTTCTTATGCGCTGTTGCGAATGGGAAAATGTCATGAAAAACTTGGCAATACCGCTCTAGCTCTCAAATATTATAATCAAACCGTGCATGAAGATCCTTTACTAGATAAAGGCTGGATTGCAATAACCGATTTTTATGTACGTCAAAAAAACTATCAAAAAGCACTCTATTTTGTAAACAAAGCCCTTGCAATTGACAACCAAAACAAACTGTATTGGAAACGATTTGCAAGCATCAACAAAAAAATGGGCTTTTTTGAAGAAGCAACCTTTGGATACAAAAAAGCAGTTGAATATGGAGAAACAAGCCTTGATGTTTGGCTTTTTTGGGTAGATATTTTACAATTTCAAGGTGAATTTATGCCGGCAGTACAAACACTTTTGCAGGCTACCGAATATTATCCTGAAGAAAACGAAATTGAATACCGATTAGCTGGTTTATATTATTTACTAAACGATACAACGAAGGCAAAATTTCATTTGAGTAATGCTTTACGTCTCAATGCAGCCAATTCAAAGTTATTAAAAAATTCTTTCCCATCTGTTTGGGAGAAAAAATCAGTGCAAAACCACATCAAAAAATATACGGGTACAAATGACGGAGAGTAA
- a CDS encoding shikimate dehydrogenase: MTESNTRRFGLVGRNISYSFSKKYFTEKFAAAGFEGCTYENFDIQDIQDFPTIRFENKDIQGLNVTIPYKETVIPYLDSLSKKAALIGAVNTIRVTKKGKLKGYNTDYFGFKKSLIPLLQPHHKKALILGTGGASKGVAFALDELDIPYVFVSREATETSISYDRINATTFDNYQIIINATPVGTSPNTDAFPLLPYSFFTEKHIAYDLIYNPAETQFLKKAAAQGAQTKNGLDMLIFQAEKAWKIWNK; encoded by the coding sequence ATGACGGAGAGTAATACAAGACGTTTTGGGTTAGTAGGACGTAACATCAGTTATTCTTTTTCTAAAAAATATTTTACTGAGAAATTTGCTGCGGCAGGTTTTGAGGGTTGTACTTATGAAAATTTTGACATCCAAGACATTCAAGATTTTCCAACAATTCGGTTTGAAAACAAAGATATACAAGGACTTAATGTAACCATTCCGTACAAAGAAACGGTTATTCCTTATCTAGATTCCTTATCCAAAAAAGCTGCGCTTATAGGTGCCGTAAATACCATACGCGTTACAAAAAAAGGCAAACTAAAAGGATACAATACTGATTATTTTGGCTTTAAAAAATCCCTGATACCCTTACTGCAACCTCATCACAAGAAAGCCTTGATTTTAGGCACAGGTGGAGCTTCTAAAGGCGTTGCTTTTGCTCTTGATGAGCTTGACATTCCGTATGTATTTGTATCAAGAGAAGCTACTGAAACAAGCATAAGTTATGACCGAATTAATGCTACAACATTTGATAATTACCAAATCATAATTAATGCTACGCCAGTAGGTACAAGCCCAAATACTGATGCTTTCCCACTACTGCCCTATTCGTTTTTTACCGAGAAGCACATTGCCTACGATTTGATTTACAATCCCGCAGAAACACAATTTTTGAAAAAAGCTGCTGCTCAAGGCGCTCAAACAAAAAATGGCTTAGACATGCTTATTTTTCAAGCTGAAAAAGCTTGGAAAATTTGGAATAAGTAA
- a CDS encoding DUF349 domain-containing protein produces the protein MLEEKNDNLDQHQVDADGNGTETILNATTATPDDLSELTQPEAVLIEADATTATDAIAASNAEESEDETLKERHEIPMKDYDALALEELIEELKGFVSSDKALAYKDHIEEIKKAFLAKYNHLVEEKKEEFLAENQDPTEEFEYHSPLKSQFDKLYSQFREVKNAHFKSLQTNLKNNLENRLAIVEELKELINPQANIKDTLKHFNDLRERWNNAGAIPKDKYNHVWNNYHFHVENFYDYLHLDREARDLDFKHNLELKQKIVARVEELVLEKDVNKAFRELQDLHKIWKEDIGPVSREHRDAIWNQFSDLTKKMHDKREVLFENQRAVELANLENKKAIIAQIEVLATEKVNAHSQWLGQIEKVEALRTAFFSAGKVPSEVNEETWSQFKNAVRNFNSFKNSFYKDIKKDQNDNLAKKTALVAKAKALQESTDFAATTPIMKQIQEEWKEIGHVPRKYSDKIWKEFREACNHYFEHLKEHKKEENSEEVAAFEGKKTYLESLREFQLTGDHKTDLDAIKLHIENWKGFGKVPFARRHIEGKFNKILDALFEKLSLSKKDTDMMRFANRMDQLSESNDSRKLDSEKIFIMRKIEEVQNEIFQLENNIQFFANTRNAKKENSIVLEVRKNIAIHKESLDVWKEKLKQLKNIKIEE, from the coding sequence ATGTTAGAAGAAAAGAATGACAACCTGGATCAACATCAAGTCGATGCAGATGGAAATGGTACCGAAACAATCTTGAATGCTACTACTGCAACTCCTGATGATTTAAGTGAACTAACGCAACCTGAAGCTGTACTAATTGAAGCTGATGCTACTACTGCAACAGATGCTATTGCTGCTAGTAATGCAGAGGAAAGCGAAGATGAAACACTGAAAGAGCGCCATGAAATTCCTATGAAGGATTATGATGCACTTGCACTTGAGGAGCTTATTGAGGAACTTAAAGGTTTTGTTTCTAGCGATAAAGCTCTTGCCTACAAGGATCATATTGAAGAAATAAAGAAAGCTTTTTTAGCTAAATATAATCATTTAGTTGAAGAAAAGAAAGAGGAATTCCTTGCAGAAAATCAAGATCCTACTGAAGAGTTTGAATACCACTCTCCATTAAAGAGTCAGTTTGATAAATTATATTCGCAATTTCGTGAGGTAAAGAATGCTCATTTTAAAAGCTTACAAACTAACTTAAAAAATAACCTGGAAAATAGGCTTGCTATTGTTGAGGAATTAAAAGAACTTATAAATCCGCAAGCTAACATCAAGGACACGCTAAAACATTTTAATGATTTAAGAGAGCGATGGAATAATGCAGGGGCTATTCCTAAGGATAAGTACAACCATGTGTGGAATAATTATCATTTTCATGTTGAAAATTTTTATGATTATTTACACCTTGATCGTGAAGCGAGAGACCTTGATTTTAAACACAACCTGGAATTAAAACAAAAAATTGTTGCCCGTGTTGAAGAACTGGTTCTTGAAAAAGATGTTAATAAAGCTTTTAGAGAATTACAAGATTTACATAAAATCTGGAAAGAAGATATTGGTCCTGTTTCAAGAGAACACCGTGATGCTATCTGGAATCAGTTTAGCGATTTGACTAAAAAAATGCACGATAAACGTGAAGTTTTATTTGAAAATCAGCGTGCAGTTGAGTTAGCTAATCTAGAAAATAAAAAAGCCATTATTGCTCAAATTGAAGTTCTGGCTACTGAAAAAGTGAATGCTCACTCGCAGTGGCTTGGTCAAATAGAAAAGGTTGAGGCATTGCGCACTGCTTTTTTCTCGGCTGGAAAAGTTCCTTCAGAAGTTAATGAGGAAACGTGGAGCCAATTTAAAAACGCGGTACGTAATTTTAATTCTTTTAAAAATTCTTTCTACAAAGACATTAAAAAAGATCAAAACGACAATCTTGCTAAAAAAACTGCACTTGTAGCAAAAGCAAAAGCACTACAAGAAAGCACTGATTTTGCTGCCACTACACCTATAATGAAGCAAATTCAAGAGGAGTGGAAAGAAATAGGTCATGTTCCTAGAAAATATTCGGACAAAATATGGAAAGAGTTTAGGGAAGCTTGCAACCACTATTTTGAACACCTTAAAGAGCATAAAAAAGAGGAAAACAGTGAAGAAGTTGCTGCATTTGAAGGTAAAAAAACATATCTAGAATCGCTGAGAGAATTTCAACTTACAGGTGATCATAAAACCGATCTTGATGCTATAAAACTTCATATTGAAAACTGGAAAGGTTTTGGTAAAGTACCTTTTGCTAGAAGGCATATTGAAGGGAAATTTAACAAAATTCTAGATGCTCTTTTTGAAAAATTAAGCTTGAGTAAAAAGGATACTGACATGATGCGTTTTGCTAACAGAATGGATCAATTATCTGAAAGTAATGATTCTAGAAAACTAGATAGTGAGAAAATTTTCATTATGCGTAAAATTGAGGAAGTACAGAATGAAATTTTCCAATTGGAAAACAACATTCAGTTTTTTGCCAATACTCGTAATGCTAAGAAAGAGAATTCAATTGTATTGGAAGTTCGTAAAAACATTGCCATTCACAAAGAAAGTCTTGATGTATGGAAAGAAAAACTAAAACAATTAAAAAATATTAAAATAGAAGAATAG
- the hemN gene encoding oxygen-independent coproporphyrinogen III oxidase has translation MKNSLIQKYNVPGPRYTSYPTVPYWDESDFTSDLWIQTLQQSFRKSGPQEGLSLYIHLPFCESLCTFCGCNKRITKNHAVEHPYIMAVLKEWTLYCKLLGEKPTIKEIHLGGGTPTFFSTQNLEDLINGIFMHANKSVDNEFSFEGHPNNTTYAHLQKLYELGFRRVSFGVQDYAEKVQKAIHRVQPFHNVAKVTFWARAIGYTSIGHDIIYGLPFQEIDDVIDTIEKTKSLKPDRLAFYSYAHVPWIKGNGQRGFNDEDLPQDDKKRQLYETGKELLYENGYHEIGMDHFALETDALYIAFQEKTLHRNFMGYSASKTPLMIGLGVSSISDSWYGFAQNAKNLDDYYQMLEWDRLPVFRGHILTREDLIIRKHILNLMCQFETSWHDASLYFEELPEVLEQLEEMEKDALIVIHENSLVITEKGKPYIRNIGMAFDLRLKRKAPETALFSMTI, from the coding sequence ATGAAAAATTCTTTGATTCAAAAATATAATGTACCCGGCCCTAGATACACTAGCTACCCTACCGTTCCTTACTGGGATGAAAGTGATTTTACAAGTGATTTATGGATTCAAACGTTACAACAATCTTTTCGTAAAAGTGGTCCTCAAGAAGGTCTTAGTTTGTATATTCACTTGCCATTTTGCGAAAGCTTATGTACTTTTTGTGGGTGTAATAAGCGAATTACAAAAAATCACGCCGTAGAACATCCATACATTATGGCCGTTTTAAAAGAATGGACTTTATATTGCAAACTATTGGGCGAAAAACCTACAATCAAAGAAATACATCTAGGCGGTGGCACACCTACTTTTTTTTCGACTCAAAATTTAGAGGACTTAATAAACGGCATTTTTATGCATGCCAATAAATCTGTGGATAACGAATTTAGTTTCGAAGGGCATCCTAACAATACAACCTATGCTCACTTACAAAAACTATATGAGCTTGGCTTTAGAAGAGTAAGTTTTGGGGTGCAAGATTATGCTGAAAAAGTTCAGAAAGCTATTCACAGAGTACAACCGTTTCATAATGTAGCAAAAGTAACCTTTTGGGCAAGAGCTATTGGGTATACATCAATAGGTCATGATATTATTTATGGGTTACCGTTTCAAGAAATTGACGATGTAATAGACACTATTGAAAAGACAAAATCCCTTAAACCAGACCGATTGGCATTTTATAGTTACGCGCACGTGCCTTGGATAAAAGGAAATGGGCAGCGCGGTTTTAATGACGAAGATTTACCTCAAGATGATAAAAAGAGACAATTATATGAAACTGGTAAAGAGTTATTATATGAGAATGGATATCATGAAATAGGGATGGATCATTTTGCTTTAGAAACCGATGCACTTTACATTGCTTTTCAAGAAAAAACTTTACACCGTAATTTTATGGGATATAGTGCTTCAAAAACTCCGTTAATGATAGGTCTTGGCGTATCCTCAATAAGTGACAGCTGGTATGGTTTTGCTCAAAATGCTAAAAACTTAGACGATTACTACCAAATGCTTGAATGGGATAGACTGCCCGTTTTTAGAGGTCATATCTTAACTCGTGAAGACCTCATCATTAGAAAACACATTTTAAATTTAATGTGTCAATTTGAAACTTCTTGGCATGATGCTTCATTATATTTTGAAGAACTGCCCGAAGTATTGGAGCAGCTAGAAGAAATGGAAAAAGACGCTCTTATCGTGATACATGAAAATAGCCTTGTAATTACAGAAAAAGGCAAACCTTATATTCGAAATATAGGAATGGCATTTGACTTAAGATTGAAAAGAAAAGCGCCAGAAACGGCTCTTTTTTCGATGACAATTTAA
- a CDS encoding sulfite exporter TauE/SafE family protein, translated as MFYTAIIFGLLSSFHCIGMCGPIAMMLPVDRNNSSKRVLQIITYHLGRISAYGTIGFVFGLVGKGFFMAGIQQQLSIGIGIAMIAVVLIPEKLFARYNFSKPIFKFVAGIKSTLGAQFKNKSYKSLFTIGLLNGFLPCGMVYVALFGAIAMQNAGWGVVYMILFGLGTIPLMSSIVLIQGYITLPMRNRIQRLIPYVAITMGCLFILRGLGLGIPYVSPSTMSLFIQSNATCH; from the coding sequence ATGTTTTACACAGCAATTATATTTGGTTTATTAAGCAGTTTTCATTGCATCGGGATGTGTGGTCCTATTGCTATGATGTTGCCTGTAGACAGGAATAACTCCTCTAAAAGAGTTTTACAAATAATCACGTATCATTTGGGTAGAATTTCAGCTTACGGTACCATAGGATTTGTATTTGGTTTAGTGGGCAAAGGTTTTTTTATGGCGGGCATACAGCAGCAACTTTCTATAGGGATAGGAATTGCAATGATTGCAGTGGTACTTATTCCTGAAAAGTTATTTGCTAGATATAATTTTTCTAAGCCTATATTTAAATTCGTGGCTGGTATTAAATCAACTTTAGGAGCACAGTTCAAAAATAAAAGTTACAAGTCATTGTTTACAATAGGTTTACTAAACGGATTTTTACCTTGTGGTATGGTTTACGTTGCCTTATTTGGAGCTATTGCTATGCAAAATGCAGGTTGGGGTGTTGTATACATGATACTTTTTGGGTTAGGTACTATTCCGCTTATGAGTAGTATTGTTTTAATACAGGGATATATTACATTGCCTATGCGAAACCGAATTCAGAGATTAATTCCCTATGTGGCCATAACAATGGGATGTTTGTTTATTTTGCGAGGTTTAGGTTTGGGTATTCCATATGTATCACCGTCAACAATGAGTTTGTTTATTCAATCTAATGCCACTTGTCATTAA
- a CDS encoding FixH family protein, with product MKIGWGTGIVIAFGLFMTFILFFVFTVQSDSKYDNELVVEEYYKYDAHFAEEMTRIQNAVDLAQKPIINNNVNGIEVEFPKTFETNKIKGKVSLYRPSNKKLDFEIPISLSNATTLLIPKKSLAGGRWDINMEWQYNGTSYLSKETVYVR from the coding sequence ATGAAAATAGGTTGGGGAACAGGAATAGTAATTGCTTTTGGATTGTTTATGACATTCATTTTGTTTTTTGTATTTACGGTACAGTCTGATTCTAAATATGATAATGAATTGGTTGTAGAGGAGTATTACAAATATGATGCTCATTTTGCTGAGGAGATGACACGCATACAAAATGCTGTAGATTTGGCTCAAAAGCCAATTATAAACAACAATGTAAACGGAATAGAAGTGGAATTTCCTAAGACTTTTGAAACCAATAAAATAAAAGGGAAAGTGTCTCTATACAGGCCGTCTAATAAAAAATTAGATTTTGAAATTCCTATTTCATTATCTAATGCTACAACTTTGCTCATTCCTAAAAAAAGTTTAGCAGGCGGCCGTTGGGACATTAATATGGAATGGCAATACAACGGAACATCATATTTGTCAAAGGAAACGGTTTACGTGAGGTAA